The sequence below is a genomic window from Rudanella lutea DSM 19387.
GACGTCGTCCTGAACCCATCGGTATTAGCGTTTTTCTCGGGGAAAATGCCATTCCAGGTGTTGGCACGGGGCTTTCCGTTTTCCACGAGGTCGTTGCCAAACGGGTACAGCGTTTGATCGTTGCGGCCGTTGCGGGCTGCGTGTTCCCACTCCAGCTCGGAGGGGAGCCGCTTTTTGGCCCAGATTGCGTAGGCATTGGCATCATTCCACGATACCTGCGTTACCGGGTGGTTGTCGGGGGCCGGGGGGGCGTCGGGGCCCTGCGGGTGGTGCCAGCACGCGCCTTTCACGAGTGTCCAGCCCCGGTTTTCTTCGCTGAATACGCCACCATCGCCAAAGGTCTCAGCCTGGGTCTTATAACCCGTTGCCTGCACAAAAGCACGAAACTGAGCCACCGTTACGGGCGATGCGTCGATAAAAAACGGAGCGATTCGGGCCCAGATAACCGGTTTTTCGGCGTCTAAACCTTCGGCCGACCCGATCTGGGTAACGCCACCGGGCACCAGTACCATGCCCGCCGGAGCCGCTACAGACACCGACGACGGGGGCGCGGCAAAGGCGTCGGGGGTAGCGGCCGTCTCGATACCAGGCGCGTAGGAGTGCGTAGACGGAGCCGATTCACAAGCAGCCAGAACGCCTGTTAACAGACACAAAATAGACAATCGCATGGGACAAAAATAAAGACTTTCACGACCATTTCGCCGTACTTCCGTACCTTCGCACTCTTAACAAGACCCCTCAGAAACCGATCATATGCAACAAAAGATACGGCGCGAAGACGCCCTCGAATACCACGCAAAAGGCCGGCCCGGCAAGCTGGAGGTCATTCCATCAAAAGAATACAGCACCCAGCGCGACCTGACCCTCGCATACTCGCCCGGTGTGGCTGAACCCTGCCTGGCTATTGCCGCCAACCCCGAAGATGTGTACAAATACACCACCAAAGGCAACCTGGTAGCCGTGATTTCAAACGGAACCGCGGTACTCGGCCTGGGTGATATTGGCCCCGAAGCCGGCAAGCCGGTTATGGAAGGAAAGGGCCTGCTGTTTAAAATCTACGCGGATATTGACGTGTTCGATATTGAGTTGAACACCAAAGACGTCGACGAATTTGTGCGGACCGTCAAGATTCTGGAGCCCACTTTCGGCGGTGTTAACCTCGAAGATATCAAGGCCCCGGAATGCTTCGAAATTGAAGAACGGCTGAAGAAAGAGCTGAACATTCCGGTCATGCACGACGATCAGCACGGTACGGCTATTATCTCAGGAGCCGCCCTGTTGAACGCCCTCGAAATTGTGGGTAAAAAGATCGACGAAGTCAAAATCGTGGTCAATGGCGCGGGGGCGTCGGCCATCTCGTGTACCAAACTGTACGTGGCCCTCGGGGCGAATGTGCAGAACATTGTGATGTGCGACTCAAAAGGCCCGATCCGCGCCGACCGCACCGACCTCGACGAGCGCAAGGCTCTGTTTGCCACCTCACGCGATTTGCACTCGCTGGAAGAAGCCTTCGTGGGTGCCGACGTATTCATTGGTCTGTCGAAAGGCAACGTAGTGAGTCAGGCGATGGTGCAGAGCATGGCCGCGAACCCGATTGTGTTTGCCATGGCCAACCCCACGCCCGAAATCAGCTACGAAGAAGCGCTGGCCGCCCGGCCCGA
It includes:
- a CDS encoding formylglycine-generating enzyme family protein → MRLSILCLLTGVLAACESAPSTHSYAPGIETAATPDAFAAPPSSVSVAAPAGMVLVPGGVTQIGSAEGLDAEKPVIWARIAPFFIDASPVTVAQFRAFVQATGYKTQAETFGDGGVFSEENRGWTLVKGACWHHPQGPDAPPAPDNHPVTQVSWNDANAYAIWAKKRLPSELEWEHAARNGRNDQTLYPFGNDLVENGKPRANTWNGIFPEKNANTDGFRTTSPVGYFGKTPLGLTDMTGNVWEWCADWRMNYGDLVAGKPAPTTGDEKAMRGGSFLCEPSWCHGYRVSGRSFSTPETGLMHVGFRCVRSVQ